The DNA sequence CCTCGACCTCGCCCTCGCCGCCTCCGACCGCGACGCGCGGGGCGTCTACACCTACCGCGGCACGGCCGGGAACCGCCCCGTCGAGGTCCGGGGCACCGTGAACCCCTGACCCCGTCCGGGGGTCGATCCGCTCAGCGGCGCAGGCCGGCGCGCACCACGAGCGCGTCGTGATCGGTGTAGGTGGTCGGTTCCAGTTCCAGGGTCGGCCCGGCCAGGGTGCCGTAGGCGTGCTGGATGCCGGGAGCCTGGACGGCGGCCGCGTCGGTCAGCGTCCAGTGGGTCGGCGGGGCGCACGAGGCGCGGCGGTTGACGTCGCCCGCGAAGAGGGTCGGACGGGTGCGCGCGGCCAGCACGGCGGTCAGTTCCGCGCACTGCGCCGCGTTGGCCGTGCCGGGCGCCTCGCCGCCGGTGGACAGGTGGGTCGTGCACACGTCGACGCGGCGGGCGGTCGTCACGCAGAGCCAACGCCGTTGCTCGACACCGGTGAACACGGAGAACGGCGCGTCCTCGGAGGCGCGGATCGCTTCCTCGGTCAGCACGGCGTTGCCGAACACGCCCCGTCCTTCCGGTGCCTTGCACGCCAGCGGCGCACCCCGGTAGACGACCGCGGCGAAGCGGTGGTGGTAACCGGTGCGGGCGGCGATCTCGGCGACGTCACCGCTGCACGCCTCGTTCAGCGTGACCGCGTTGACGTCGTTGGCCTCGATCCGGGCCACCACCTCGTCCACGATCCTCGGGTACTCGGTCTTGGCGTAGCAGCCGGCGTAACCGCTGGCGCAGACGTTCATGTGCAGCAACGAATAGGGCGGGCGCGCCGCCGCGGGCCCGGCCGCGGCGGTTCCCGGGGACAGCAGGCCGGCGACGAGCAGGCAACCGAAGAGCGCGGCGAGCGGAAGACGTCGGATCACGGCCTGATTGTGCTGATCGGAGCAACGGATCCGCAGACCTCGCGACGAGTGTTCACCGCCTGGACGCCTGCGCGAACCGCCACCGCGGACGACCGTTCTCCCGCCGGTCGCGCACCGAAGGTGTGAAACCCGGCGGAGTTGGGCAACCCGGTGCCGGTAACGATCACGCCGCGTCGCAGGAGTCGGCGTGGCACGAGGACAAGGAAGCACCGTGGGCATCCTGGGTTGGATCGTTCTGGGTCTCATCGCCGGCGCCATCGCCAAGGCCGTCATGCCCGGCAAGGACCCGGGCGGCATCGTCATCACCATGCTGCTGGGCATCGTCGGCGCCATCATCGGCGGCTTCATCGGTCGGGCGATCTTCGGCTCCGACATCGGCAGCTTCTTCGACCTGAGCACGTGGCTGCTGGCCATCCTCGGCTCGGTCGTGGTCCTGGCCGTCTACCACCTGGTCACGAGCCGGGGCCACCGAGCCCACGGCTGACGCCACACCGGAACGCTCGGGCCCGCCGGTCGAACACCGGCGGGCCCGACGCTTGTTCCCGTGCGCCGGAGCGGTCAGCCGACCAGGCCGTGCCGGTAGGCGTAGACGACGGCCTGGACGCGGTCGCGGAGGCCCAACTTGGTCAGGATGCGTGAGACGAAGGTCTTCACGGTCTCCGGGCTGAGCACCAGCTCCGCGGCGATCTCGCTGTTGGACAGGCCGTCCGCGATGAGGTGCAGGACCTCCAGCTCCCGGGGTGTCAACCGGGTGCCGGGCGCGCTCGGCGCGACCGGTCGGATGCGGGTGGCGAACCTGCCGACCAGTTCCCGCGTCACCTCCGGGTCGAGCAGCGCCGCGCCCGACGCCACCGTGCGGATGCCGTGCAGCAGCCGGTCCGGTGGCGCGTCCTTGAGCAGGAACCCGCTCGCCCCGGCCCGCAGCGCCTCGTAGACGTACTGGTCGAGGTTGAACGTCGTCACCACCAACACCTTCACCGGCCGCGGCACGTCCGCGCCCGCGAGCAGGCGGGTGGCCGCGATGCCGTCGAGCACCGGCATGCGGACGTCCATCACCACGACGTCCGGGTCCAGCCGGCGCGCGAGGTCGACCGCGGTCCGCCCGTCACCGCACTCGCCCGCCACTTCGAGGTCGGGCTGGGCGTCGATGATCGTCACCAGGCCGGTGCGGACGAGCACCTGGTCGTCGCAGACCAGCACGCGGATCACCGCGAGTTCTCCGGGACGCGGGCGTGCACGTGGAAACCGCTCGGGTCGTGGCCCGCGCTGAACTCGCCGCCCAGCAGGTCGATCCGCTCGCGCAGACCGGCCAGACCGCGTCCGCCGCCGCCGAGGGGGACGGCCGGGGCGGCGACGGCGTCCGTGCTGACCTCCACGGTGACCTCGCGCTCGCCGTGCCGCACGCGCACCGACGTGCGACTGCCGCGAGCGTGCTTGAGGGCGTTGGTCAGCGACTCCTGCACCACCCGGTACACCACCGGACCCGCGCTGCCACCGGCCCTGGCCGTGCCGTCCTCGGTGAACTCGACCGGTTGGCCCGCGCGACGGGTCTGCTCCACCAACGTGCGCAACCCGCCGACGGGCGGTGCGGTGTGGTCGGGGTTGAGCACGTCGAGCAGGTGCCGCAGGTCGGTGAGCGCCTGCCGTCCGGTCCCGGCGACGGCGGTGAGCGACTCGTCCAGCCGCTCCGGTTCCGCGGTCAGGTAACGGGCCGACTCGGCCTGCACGACCATCGCCGTCACGTGGTGCGTCACGACGTCGTGCAGTTCGCGGGCGATGCGGGCGCGCTCGGCGGCGCGGGTGTCCTCGGCGACCCGGCGACGCCGCTCGGCCTCCGCGATCCTCGTGGCGCGCAACCACGACCCGGCGCTCGCCACCAGCACCAGCGCGAGGTAGAACGTCACCACCTCGGCCACCGGCTCGCCCCCGCCCAGCAACGGGAACAGCAGCGCGAGGACCACGTACGCCGCGGAGAACACCAGCGCGGCGACCCACCGCCCGCGCTCCAGCCGTGCCGCGGCGACGAGCAGCGCGATCACCAGCGCCGTGCCCGCGAACGTGTGGTAGCCGCGCAACTGGTCGACCGCGAAACCCAGCGACACCACGGCGAGGCACGCGACCGGCCACCGTCGGCACAGGACGAACGGGAGGCATTGCAGCGCCACGGCGACGACGGTGAGCTGGTCGTACGGGCGGGCGGGCATGCCGCCGAACTGGGTGCCCTGACCATGGAGCGCGGGCACGAGCGACCCGACGAAGAGGCCCAACCCGATCAACGGGTACCAGAGCGCGTACCGGCGCCAGAGCTCCGGGACCCGCCGAAGACCGATCACCGCGCCGATCCTACTGGCCGTGCGCACCGGGTCTCGCCGTCACACGAGCGGGAGGTGACGGGTCCGGCGTGTCAGGGGCCGTGTCAGCGCGGTGGCGGTCCGGTGTCAGGACGGCGGGCGACGGTGGTTCCTGTCAGCAGGACGAGCAACGGAACACAGGAGAACACGATGCAGACCTTCGCCACCCCCGCCCCGATCTCGGCCGTCGTCCACATCCCCGCCGGGCTCGTGCGGCTCGTCGCCGGCGACCGGTTCGACACCACGGTGGAGGTTCGCCCCGTGGACGCCTCGAAGGGCCGTGACGTCAAGGCCGCCGAGCAGACCGCGGTCGAGTACCGCGACGGCGTCCTGCGGGTCGAGGGCCCGACGAAGAACCAGGTCCTCGGCCCCTCCGGGTCGGTCGAGGTGATCGTCCACCTGCCCGCCGGCTCCCGCGTCGAGGGCCGGGCGGGCGCGGCCGGGGTGCACACCGCCGGACGGCTCGGCGACGTCACCTTCGAGGGCGCGCACGGCGCGATCGCCCTCGACGACGTCGACAGCCTCCGCCTCACCGCGCACGCCGGTGACGTCCTGGTCAACCGCCTCGGCGGGCCCGCGGAGATCGACAACCGGAAGGGGGACATCCGCATCGCCGAGGCAGTGGGCGGCGCGGTCGTGCTGCGCACCGAGGCCGGTTCGATCTCCATCGCCGCCGCTCACGGGACGCCGGCCACCCTGGACGCCGGCACGTCCCGCGGTCGCGTCCACAACACCCTGGTGAACGCGGGCGACACGGCCACCCGGCTCGACATCCGGGCGACCACCTCGTACGGCGACATCACCGCCCACAGCCTCGCGGGCAACTGACCGGCCCGGTGGTCAGTCGACGCCGATACCGACGATGCAGGTGTCGTCGTCGGTGTCGGCCCGGCTGTGCTCGAGCAGGTGGTCGAGTCGTCCTTCGAGTGAGGTGACCGGGCGTTCGGACGTGGTGAGCAGCCAGTCGATGCAGTCGTCGAGGTTGCTGTCCCGGCGTTCGACCAGGCCGTCGGTGTAGAGCAGGAGGGTGTCGTCGGGTCGCAGTTGCACCTGGCCCTCCTCGTACTGCGTCTCCGCCAGCGCGCCGAGCAGCACTCCCCGCAGCATGGGCAGGGTGGAGGCCCGCCCGTCGCGGATCAGCACCGGGGGCAGGTGCCCGGCACGGGCCCAGCGCAGCACCTTGGTCTCCGGGTCATACAGGCCGAGGACCGCGGTGGCCAGGATGTGGTCGGTCAGGTGGTGGGCCACGATGTTCAGCCAGCCCAGCAGCTGCGCCGGTCCGGCCCCGGTCGCGGCCAGGCCGCGCAGCGCGTTGCGCAGCACCACCATGCCGGTCGCGCCCTTGATGCCGTGGCCGGTGATGTCGCCCACCGACACCAGGACCTGCTTGGACGGCAGCACGACGGCGTCGTACCAGTCGCCGCCGACCAGGTGCTCCTGCTCGGCGGGCCGGTAGCGCACGGCGATGCGCAGGCCGAACGCGTCGATCGACGGCTGGGCGGGCGGCATGATCGCCTGCTGGAGCTGCAGCGCCAGCCGGTTCTGCTCGGCGGCCTGCTGCTCGGTGTGGGCGAGCTGGTCGCGGGTCGCCGACAGCGCCACCTCGGTCCAGTGCTGGGACGAGACGTCCTGGTACGCGCCGCGG is a window from the Saccharothrix saharensis genome containing:
- a CDS encoding response regulator yields the protein MIRVLVCDDQVLVRTGLVTIIDAQPDLEVAGECGDGRTAVDLARRLDPDVVVMDVRMPVLDGIAATRLLAGADVPRPVKVLVVTTFNLDQYVYEALRAGASGFLLKDAPPDRLLHGIRTVASGAALLDPEVTRELVGRFATRIRPVAPSAPGTRLTPRELEVLHLIADGLSNSEIAAELVLSPETVKTFVSRILTKLGLRDRVQAVVYAYRHGLVG
- a CDS encoding DUF4097 family beta strand repeat-containing protein — its product is MQTFATPAPISAVVHIPAGLVRLVAGDRFDTTVEVRPVDASKGRDVKAAEQTAVEYRDGVLRVEGPTKNQVLGPSGSVEVIVHLPAGSRVEGRAGAAGVHTAGRLGDVTFEGAHGAIALDDVDSLRLTAHAGDVLVNRLGGPAEIDNRKGDIRIAEAVGGAVVLRTEAGSISIAAAHGTPATLDAGTSRGRVHNTLVNAGDTATRLDIRATTSYGDITAHSLAGN
- a CDS encoding GlsB/YeaQ/YmgE family stress response membrane protein, whose protein sequence is MGILGWIVLGLIAGAIAKAVMPGKDPGGIVITMLLGIVGAIIGGFIGRAIFGSDIGSFFDLSTWLLAILGSVVVLAVYHLVTSRGHRAHG
- a CDS encoding sensor histidine kinase codes for the protein MIGLRRVPELWRRYALWYPLIGLGLFVGSLVPALHGQGTQFGGMPARPYDQLTVVAVALQCLPFVLCRRWPVACLAVVSLGFAVDQLRGYHTFAGTALVIALLVAAARLERGRWVAALVFSAAYVVLALLFPLLGGGEPVAEVVTFYLALVLVASAGSWLRATRIAEAERRRRVAEDTRAAERARIARELHDVVTHHVTAMVVQAESARYLTAEPERLDESLTAVAGTGRQALTDLRHLLDVLNPDHTAPPVGGLRTLVEQTRRAGQPVEFTEDGTARAGGSAGPVVYRVVQESLTNALKHARGSRTSVRVRHGEREVTVEVSTDAVAAPAVPLGGGGRGLAGLRERIDLLGGEFSAGHDPSGFHVHARVPENSR
- a CDS encoding endonuclease/exonuclease/phosphatase family protein; this encodes MIRRLPLAALFGCLLVAGLLSPGTAAAGPAAARPPYSLLHMNVCASGYAGCYAKTEYPRIVDEVVARIEANDVNAVTLNEACSGDVAEIAARTGYHHRFAAVVYRGAPLACKAPEGRGVFGNAVLTEEAIRASEDAPFSVFTGVEQRRWLCVTTARRVDVCTTHLSTGGEAPGTANAAQCAELTAVLAARTRPTLFAGDVNRRASCAPPTHWTLTDAAAVQAPGIQHAYGTLAGPTLELEPTTYTDHDALVVRAGLRR